A part of Syntrophorhabdaceae bacterium genomic DNA contains:
- a CDS encoding HNH endonuclease signature motif containing protein, producing the protein MPTKPKKPCSYPGCPALTDGGRCEQHRRKERERYDAERGNSGERGYDAKWQRVRALKLMLDPLCEQHVKKGQDVAAVLVHHIEPIEKQPELRLVMSNLMSLCQPCHEEIHGKERWGR; encoded by the coding sequence ATGCCAACGAAACCAAAGAAGCCATGCTCATATCCTGGTTGCCCTGCCCTTACGGATGGCGGGCGATGTGAGCAGCACAGGCGCAAGGAACGGGAACGCTACGATGCAGAGCGTGGTAATAGTGGAGAGCGCGGGTATGATGCCAAGTGGCAGAGGGTAAGGGCTTTGAAGCTGATGCTAGATCCACTATGTGAACAGCATGTAAAGAAAGGGCAGGATGTGGCTGCTGTCCTGGTGCATCACATAGAGCCCATAGAGAAGCAGCCTGAGCTAAGACTTGTCATGTCTAACCTCATGAGCCTATGCCAGCCATGCCATGAGGAGATACATGGGAAGGAACGATGGGGAAGATGA